Part of the Hemibagrus wyckioides isolate EC202008001 linkage group LG09, SWU_Hwy_1.0, whole genome shotgun sequence genome, GTTAACCTTCAGACATCAGATATAAaacatcttttttattttcatgcatACTAGCAAACTGTTGAAATGTACTTTGCATGTTTTTGATGTGTGCTTATTGGTACTGATCAGTTGTATTGGCTTTCACACCAGAGAACCAGAGACTTACAATCGTTGACTGAGCAAATTAATTAAGGCGAAAGTGTACCTGATAGTCTGGCATTGGGAATACATTACTGAAGCCACCCCCACTAATGTAATCTGTGACCTCATAGGTGACTTTGAAAGGATTCTTGAAGGATGTCCCGCCCACTGTGGTCACATATGGACTACAAACATGGAATAAGAAAAGACGACCTCCATTAAGCATtctcattaaaatatataacagaTCACTTAGGAATGGCAATATGCACTTGCCAATATTATCAGTCATACAGCaaaagcacaacacacactttacttcaAACAAGGGCTGTTAAATTTGTATGTTTAACTTCACATAGACACTATTCCAGTCACGGTAATACTTGTAAAGTCGGTGTCTTGCCTGTACCAGTTACACTTGTATTTATAGCACAGCATGATTTGGTTGTCTTGTACTGGTTGTAATGGCACAGCTTGAATTATTATCTTATGAAAATATTGTCCATTTGTACTGTAATATCCTACTATGCACTACATGTTGATTGGTTATCATCTTTTGTATATCATATTTTGTATGTCTAGCAACTTTAAGAAATAACGAGATTTAAGTACTTTTGTATTTGCTTTCCCCTAATGTCAGATatgtacaaatgtacacaacAAATGTGTTTCTTCTGATATGAAAATAAGACACGTTCCAGCCAACTAGAATTGAGTATATTATGGCTGCGAGATATAATGTGTACCTTTTAGTCCACTGCTGCAGCAGAATAAAGAGTAACATGTTTCAGTCTCATGAAGGGGCTAGAACACTAACACTTCATCTACATCTTACAGCTTTAGTAGACTTTAACAGTCTACTAAaccctgctttaaaacccaagTTAGGGGAACGTTTCACACGTGTAATTTAGAAACAGGGTTATGAACCTCTTATCCAAAGCTGGGTTAGTGCTGTTTTAGTGGTGGTAGACGTGTAAAGTATGAAACAATGTGGTGTAAGAATGTTACAGCTAGATGCTTAACAGACACCCAAGCAGAAACTTAACAGCGTGAGCCTCCTCATGTGAAAACCAGGACGTAGCAACACCCAATAGAAATTGCTTAGTAGAGTCAAGGgacaaaacactgaacatcacgtaAGCATGCAACTTAAGTAAGGGCGAAATGTGAGACAGTGAAATATTTGCAGACTTTGGATATTAACAAACTCCTGGACAACTATACAACAAACTTCACAGCCAAAAACTATTAAAAAGCTGTTAAAAGGTAATATCTGCTCAAACAGACCCCCACCCCCCATTGATGTGAAAGTATGAAACAAGCAAGCTGCCACACGCTGTATTTATCTAATCATGGTTGTTGATGGTGCAAATAAGAACATTCAgtcagggtttaggaatgtacagtgtaaaAACTCAGTTTATGAAtagccaggattaattgttaaccccGGGAAAGGTATGAGCAGTGTAAAAATGTCAAACAAGATGTCCCAGGATTCTGTCTTCCCGGGGTTTACAATCACAATCACTAAGACTTAACTATTTCATGTGTGAAAAGCCAGTGTATCTACAAAGCTATATGTTtgatacaaaaaataaaaaaaaagagcaccTTGAAGCAGGAAAGCTCGGCCTGAACACATTTTCCTTGGTCAAGTGCCGACAGCCAGCCCCACTGTCCCCTGTAACCAAACACCACACATTGACAGAATAATAAACGTTGACAAGAGCCATACTGATTTGCTAAACATGCCTTGGCCGTTTTAGTAATCGCAGCATTCCGGAAAAACATAATTACCAGATGCAAAGAGCATAGAGATTCCTCGAAGGCCGGCCTTCATGAATTCGTTGTTGATGCGATTCATATAGGCAGTGGACAGACTGTCCTCATCGTCCCCGTAGCTGATTGTGTGCACCCAAGGCACGACAGACATGTTGCTAAGGAGCAGCATCCACTGAAGGAACGGCTCCTGGGTCTCATGTCGACCTGGAACAAAACGAATAGAGAATGAGTTTTGTAACATCAGTTGGACTGAAAAATTATTTAACCCAAGACATTTTTGTCACATAGTTATATACAGTTAGAAAGCTTGAGGTGTTCAGGTAAAGACTTCATGGAAGTGCTGACCCTTTGTTTACATAAATAATTGCATTTCTTTTAGCTACactgaccagccataacattatgaccacctgccttatgttgcgttggtcctccttttgctgccaagacagtcctgacccatcatgcactgtgtattctgagaccTTTCTTTCAGacccagcattaacttcttcagcaatttgagtaacagtagctcgtctgttggatcagatcacacgggccagccttcactccccacgtgcatcaatgagcctgtaaccagttcaccattgttccttccttggaccacttttaatagatactgaccactgcagaccgggaacaccccacaagagctgcagttttggagatgctctgatccagtcgtctagccatcacaatttggcccttgtcacaCTGACAAattcttacgcttgcccatttttcctgcttctaatacatcaactttgaggacaaactgttcacttgctgcctaatatatcccacccactaacaggtgccatgataccAGTCAGTGCTCATAACGtcatgcctgatcagtgtaaattatATTACTCCCAAAAactattacaaaaacaaaaagcggGTAATTACATAACCCATATACATCCTTACCTGGGTTGGTGAAAACCCATGTGGAGATGTTGGCCCCAGTGCTCATGATGTATTCTATATCTAAACTGGCTTCAAGTCCTGCTTTTCCTCCTCCCTGTGTTCCCACCACTCGCTCAACTTCAGTCAAGTGCTTGAAACCTCTCGCAAATAAACTCATGAACTCAGCCAGGTCTGCTGGGTGGTAATACTGCTCAAGGAACTATGAAAGAtatacagaaaagaaatattaatttaaaaaaagtaatacaTTGCAATCCATATGACTgatgaattaaatgaattgtGCTTTATATATTAAACATTGTGTGGGCAATTTCTAAGCAAATCATGATTTCTTCTTAGCTGGCAAAGGAGACTGGAAGAGAGCTGACTAGAGTACCTGCGCCACTGCTTGGCTGTTGTTAGCAGCGCTGCCAATATCAGCTGCAGTCAGGTTGTAGCGAGTTCTTAGTATTGAAGGAGTCACACCCAAATGAAAAGCCTTTCCAGATTGCTTCGGCCCTTCCCAGGCCTTACTGATTTCTTTACCACTCAGCGGAAAACGTAGTACACCACCCACtggagaaaaggaagaagatcTACTTTTTCCAAAGATGGGGATAATACCCTCAAAAACTTACATTATTAATATCTATGAATACTATATTAAAATTGCATGTTAGAACTTTACGAATCTTCACGCCAATATTATTATTCAGCtaaaagtgtaaatattcaCTCACCGAAATCCAGATGCTCAGACACGTCTTCATGAACCGAGTACTGAGAAGATGACCTCATTACTGTCTGATCACCTCTCTTGTAGCGGTGAAATTCAGCTCCAGGAAGCAACGTTTCTGCCACCCTGAAtgagacatagacagacagacataatgTGGCATAAACCATTTTAAAGAAACACCATTTTTTACACTTAATCTCTCAACCACATCAGCGTCATAGGTCCATGAACATGTTATCAAATATCATGGACAAgaatttcaacatttttctACATACtgagaaaaatagaaaacatgTTCAGTCCTAACTTATTTAGAACAAAAGAAAAGGGCAGTTGTGAGgtgaaggaataaaacatgataggGCATGCTGTTCTAGACAAACAGCTACCCCAAAACTGAACACACCATAAAGCATGTGAATATTTTCTCCTCTCTTATACTACAGCAATTTCCAagttttttccatttatttatgtcACATTACTGAATAGACCAAAAACAATATTGTCATGTTCACCTCTTAACCGCCCTCTTAAACTATTAAAGCCCTCTGTCCTGAATACTTCAGTTTCTGTAAAGGAAAAGCCTTATCTTTGAGCACTAAATAAACCACACCACCATAATTACAgcatagaaataataaaatattaaaccaagtaattaatataaaactggGATTTGCCTTGCAGCCTGTCAGAGCCGTGATAAAAGCCTTATGACAAGACAGACTTATGGGGTTTAAATCCAGCTGTgatgaagaggaaaagaagaagttTCAGTTTTCAGTTACTTGCTCTACACCTTTGTGGCAATCAGTCTACATTAACCACAATTTCCTGCCTctgattttatacaaatgacAGAATTTGTCATTAATAAGCAAAGTTTAATTAATAAGTGTCTTATTGAGATATTCATGAAGGCGTTATAAAATATCTGTTTTGCTCCAACAGGTGCCCTTCGACTCGTGTTAAAAAGGCGTTTCAAGTAAAAGCGTTTTCATATTCTTCATATCTAAGGTCATGTCCATGGTAGATTAGGTTTAAGAACTGTATTCCTTTACAATACATGAGCCGCCCAAGCTGAAATAAGATATTTAGTTTTACAAACATTCTCAACTTTAGACTTTCTTCTTCTAAAGAAAaagatatggagagagagagagagcacgagagagcacaagagagagagccaaagacagcaaaagagagcaagcaagagagagagagagagagagagagagagggcaagagaaagaaagcaacagcgagagagagagagagagagggagagagagcgagcgcaagagagagcaagagaaagagtgcacaagagagagagagagagacagagtttaCACTTCAACATTTCTATTGTACAGCTGATGTGTGTACATCCATGACCAAACTGGAAACAAAGTTCAGTGAAAAAGCTTACTGAGCGCTCATAGTGCACTGTAAGAAGTCTCGTGTTAGCACTGTGTTGCAGTTTCGGATCCCATGACGTTGCAACCACATCCACACGGCTTTCTCGGTCAGCTGAGATGGCCTGACCAGGGACGCCACTTCCTCTAAGGTCAAAAACTTCCCTATGCAGGACAAAGCATGAAAGGGTTCATCAGACAGGATGCAGTGCGATTTAAGGTTTAAATCTAAGACTTAGATAAATGATCTTACCATAATGCTGTGAATCAGGGTCTGAGACAAGCTGCAGCAGCTGCTG contains:
- the tpp1 gene encoding tripeptidyl-peptidase 1; the protein is MRVLAFLLLCVWLVKGEHLELDQVVFVPEDWLHTGRVSPHEEVELTFALRQQNVDRLQQLLQLVSDPDSQHYGKFLTLEEVASLVRPSQLTEKAVWMWLQRHGIRNCNTVLTRDFLQCTMSAQVAETLLPGAEFHRYKRGDQTVMRSSSQYSVHEDVSEHLDFVGGVLRFPLSGKEISKAWEGPKQSGKAFHLGVTPSILRTRYNLTAADIGSAANNSQAVAQFLEQYYHPADLAEFMSLFARGFKHLTEVERVVGTQGGGKAGLEASLDIEYIMSTGANISTWVFTNPGRHETQEPFLQWMLLLSNMSVVPWVHTISYGDDEDSLSTAYMNRINNEFMKAGLRGISMLFASGDSGAGCRHLTKENVFRPSFPASSPYVTTVGGTSFKNPFKVTYEVTDYISGGGFSNVFPMPDYQVNAVNAYLKAGQKLPPESYFNRSGRAYPDMAALSDNYWVVTNLVPIPWVSGTSASTPVVGGILSLINDHRFQKGLPSLGFLNPRLYKLKGTGLFDVTEGCHLGCLDDKVEGQGFCAASSWDPVTGWGTPNYPALLAALMD